The genomic segment aaaaaaccgTCACAACATCTAACCCAGTGAAGAACACTCACACGAAAACTACAAAAGTCACATTTGTCCAAAAACTTTTACacttaactgtatttttttttaaacatagaaAACTGCCAACAACTGAGCTGGATCCGAACGAACAGCTTATCCTCCGTCACTATGGGGATGCTAACGTGACACGCAGGAGAAGAAAGGACCGTCCTTCCTCTTTAGTCAACGGGATGCCACAGATACCAGAAGTGAAACAGCGGGATCCTGCCCAGCAAAAACTGCACTACAGGATCAACGATGGCTCCTCACTCATATAGTATCGTTTTCTCATCATGTTTATTCATAAAGATTTCAATTTTAATGAGTGTCCAGAATTAAAGGCGGATTTGGGCATATGGAAAATGTGTCACTGATGCTGACCTTATGGCCTGTAATTGTGGCCCCTCAGTTACCCATCTGGTTGCATGGCAGTGTGCCAGAGTCACTCAGGCCTGCCCTGCGGAGGCTTCTATACCAATGTGTTCACTGACAGCAAGTTTCCCACCATCCTCGCGACTATTACAGCGTTTGGGCGCGGGGCCGTCACACATCCTCTCAGGTGAGTGCGTGCCAGGTCACTtccattattttcattttttctttttcttactgaaaaatatgaagtaacatgtaaaaatacatatataacaAAATTCTGTTGCACATGCTTCGCCTGTTTGTTTAAAATCTTCTGTATCTGTTAATGCAGCTCAGCCATCACAGCACTGTGGGATCAGAACGGTGGATTCATGTGCGATATTTACGGAAACAAAACTAAGGAGTGGAGTTGGAAGACATATCACAGGGAAAAGATTGCAATACAGGTGGGGTCTACGAATTCATCTCCTCTCGATGTTGTTGTTGCTATTGTCTCGTTAATAAATTGAAAAATGCAGTGCAAAAGTAGCCAGAAACACACAGGAGGAATTGGAAGCACTGAATAAGCTAATCACAATAGTGATTTTTGTTAAGCAAGAATGTTTTTACAtctgaaaaacctttaaaaaattactaagttgaaaataaatatgaatattacATTTTGTAGCAAACTATCTAAATGAGTTTTTGGTCCCTGTGGTTTTTGCCTTGGGAATTACACATGCTTAATCATATGTATTGGTACTATAACCACAAGAGACttggaaaaaaatcataaaaatatgATGGGGGAGTTTTGTTGTGAATGTTACACATTAGGATCAAGGATATATAATCCACTCTCGTGCACATCAGCTCACTTTGTAGGGTTTCAGTGAGGTTTGCGGTTACGATGTAGCTACTGTGTAGATTTCCTACTGAAGCATAAATCCCCAGCAACAGTAATTGTCTCTGACAGGACGCAGAGGTTCATATTTTATTGTCTGCAGGGTTGTTTTGCTTTAGATTGGATCGTTTCAGGCGACGCAGACAGGAGAACTTGCTAACTCTTCATGCCACTTACTGTCCTTTAGGGTTTTCATTTTATAAGAACCGATAAAAGTGTTTGCTTGTCTCCTGCAGATTTCTGATCAcgtgtctgtgagtctgttcAGCGGCACGTCTGCAGTGCTCACCTTCAGGTGTGAAAATGAAACTGCCCAGCTTCCGCTTTCTGCTCGGTCTCACCTTAATCAGCCAAAGGAAACAGTAAGATTACATTGTTTTTCACCTTGATATTGAGGAAGCTAAAATATTTCTCTGTAATATCAGTTCTGCATTTACAGCCTTATTTGAAGACTCAGGAAACGTTTATCTCTGATAATGATCAGATGATTGTGTCTGAGTGGAAAAGTGACACTGAGTGAATCAAACAGCTGATTGGATAAAGAGGAGCAGTTAGCTTAATAGCCACCAGTGCGTTTGTGCACAAATCGCCAGTGGTTACTGTGTATAGAGCAACTAGCTAAATGCTTTACATTGCTTTACATCACATAATCTACCATGCGCACATAATGTTGTGTGGCAGAAGTCGGTGCGCTCTCGGGACGCTCTCCAGATGatgagagaagagaagaggcAGGAGGAGTCGTCAGCACACTGGAAAAGAGGAGGTCATCCCAGCGGGACactgatgaggcttcagcaaaGAGTACACAAAACCGTGGAAGATTGGTTGGACTGTTATCGTGTGGCTGTCGGTACTTACACGCTCACAGCTTCCAAACATAGCCTCTCTAGCTTCTCTGACATTCACCCTGTTCTTCCCACATGTGATAAAACAGCAACAGCTGGTTGTGGTAACATCAAGACAACCCGACCTGGTCGGAGCTGCTTGGAATAGTTCAATGAAGCAAAAAGTTACAGGATCACTTCATCCTGCAAACTCGACATTATTGAATAGTTCCATGAGGATCTTGTTCACGGTCATCTGTGCAACTCTGTATCTGTGTGCATTTCTGAGTGAcctcttcctctccttcaggtATCAAGTGTCCTGGCTCAATGCGGATGCCAGATGCCCCACTGAGGACCAGGCCGAGAAAAGAGGCGCAGTCAGCTGCTCTGCCCTCCGTGAAGCTACCTGAACGAGTAAATGCTAACCCAGTCCAGCCAGAGGAGAGCAGAGATGAGTTTCGGGAGCTTCACGGGCACCTGTCGCCATCGGCCGAAAGAGCGCCGGACTTTCCCGTTGTGCTGCCTAGGTGCACGCTAAAGGCATTTCCAGACACAAACTCAGAACGATGTTATGTTAGGAAGATCAGGTCAGgacattttctgacattttcagGAGATGCTGCTCTTCAGTCGATTTCCAAAACTGCTAGAAACAGGACACATGGCACCCGATGGTGCTCTGTAAATTCACTGGGCAAATACCTTCGCTACTCTCACAGAGATGAAATTAAACATTACACAGTCTTCACCCTGATGATGTAGCagtttgaaaaacatttaatgagTTGGACATTTTCTTCCTGACGTACAGCTCCGCTGGGCGACATTTAGAAGAGCTCAGTGCTCCAGTGGATGTGTGAAAATGATGTGACATACAGCGTTATCAGGATGTTTCTACTATGGATAACTTAACCAAGTAAACACACTAAAGAGAATTTatgtatgttatttatttatccaggtaaaagtCTCATTGAGATTTTAAAATATGTCTTTCTTCATGATGGACTTAGCCGAGAGGCCAGCGGAGACAAAAATGACTCCGCTGCTTTACAGTGTATGGATTATCTGCTCAACCAGCAAGTTATAACAGCAcctgtcttgatgcattctcaatcatccaggaaagttgattctgttcatctggacgtagcgttttcagaaaacgctacgtccagatgaacagaatcaacttttggagataacAGCACCTGCTTTAGTTATTCTGCATTATTGAAAGGCACACTAAAAAACCGCTTAACTTTTTTGACCTGTTTGTTGTCAGGACACCTAAAAAGCCTGAAAAGAAGGAACGTGGATTCACGCAGCTAGGACCTCTTCGGATTTACGGGAGCATCAAACCAGAGTAAGACCAGACGCTCAAGTTTGATGAAAAAAGCCAATTAATACATGTTTTACTATCCTTAAAAAACATCAGATTCCCTGTCTCCCAGGTCAGTGTCTCTTCCAAATAATCCCGAATTGCAGATGTCCGCCGTCACCCACCTTCCTGCAGTAGCACCgttccccccctctgtccccctcACAGTGTGCCCGGATCTACTCAGAGCGGCACTGCTGGGGGAAGGGCAGCGgaggagctgctgctgcagcactaAACTAATGCCGGTAGTGACAGACCTGGAGTATGATGCTTTCATTATGGGCCAGCCTCCACAGAGTCAACAGATccttgttgtgtgtgtgacttgTCCACGTCAGCCTGGCGACACGCACGCAACGCCCGGCCAGGACTCGCTGGAGTATCTTTACAGGAGGAAGAACAAACACAGAACATCGCCTTGCACTCAGGTGTGAATCTAGGCAAAATAAGAGTTGTGTTAGTGATACTGAGGCACATTTTCAAGGATAAAAACACTGTTGCTTAGAGTCAAATTCAGTAacaggttgatttttttt from the Oreochromis niloticus isolate F11D_XX linkage group LG7, O_niloticus_UMD_NMBU, whole genome shotgun sequence genome contains:
- the LOC102077699 gene encoding uncharacterized protein C3orf20 isoform X1; the encoded protein is MSSSGGTEGKRGPFYFFDQPAGRNRVKGERGNILHLSVTNGGAQFEGRILSNPEENGGRKEEGDKPGTSSALNLIGSMEAYKQAAPQLLNELARLLWQHRWADERRLPRGVVNILNCSWHDLTAGALRSSPKLTDKLPKSVGSPKLQQPPRQVSASGREETAEEIPCAAGSAGFTGRKSQVKLNPRVKKSEQRCSRARSSTAATPSISSSLIAQPNQASSDVPNRISLYQWVVERLQGAKNPEKLPTTELDPNEQLILRHYGDANVTRRRRKDRPSSLVNGMPQIPEVKQRDPAQQKLHYRINDGSSLIYYPSGCMAVCQSHSGLPCGGFYTNVFTDSKFPTILATITAFGRGAVTHPLSSAITALWDQNGGFMCDIYGNKTKEWSWKTYHREKIAIQISDHVSVSLFSGTSAVLTFRCENETAQLPLSARSHLNQPKETKSVRSRDALQMMREEKRQEESSAHWKRGGHPSGTLMRLQQRVHKTVEDWLDCYRVAVGIKCPGSMRMPDAPLRTRPRKEAQSAALPSVKLPERVNANPVQPEESRDEFRELHGHLSPSAERAPDFPVVLPRTPKKPEKKERGFTQLGPLRIYGSIKPESVSLPNNPELQMSAVTHLPAVAPFPPSVPLTVCPDLLRAALLGEGQRRSCCCSTKLMPVVTDLEYDAFIMGQPPQSQQILVVCVTCPRQPGDTHATPGQDSLEYLYRRKNKHRTSPCTQCQMDSFRVVRYEIEMENPCYESKSILLRQRHRAAPGTVLMYIRGKLLFAGYICSDHSFSARVLEKQISRSRRDYRLGLILPSDYKFSDSVNTPAAADTALT
- the LOC102077699 gene encoding uncharacterized protein C3orf20 isoform X2; the protein is MSSSGGTEGKRGPFYFFDQPAGRNRVKGERGNILHLSVTNGGAQFEGRILSNPEENGGRKEEGDKPGTSSALNLIGSMEAYKQAAPQLLNELARLLWQHRWADERRLPRGVVNILNCSWHDLTAGALRSSPKLTDKLPKSVGSPKLQQPPRQVSASGREETAEEIPCAAGSAGFTGRKSQVKLNPRVKKSEQRCSRARSSTAATPSISSSLIAQPNQASSDVPNRISLYQWVVERLQGAKNPEKLPTTELDPNEQLILRHYGDANVTRRRRKDRPSSLVNGMPQIPEVKQRDPAQQKLHYRINDGSSLIYYPSGCMAVCQSHSGLPCGGFYTNVFTDSKFPTILATITAFGRGAVTHPLSSAITALWDQNGGFMCDIYGNKTKEWSWKTYHREKIAIQISDHVSVSLFSGTSAVLTFRCENETAQLPLSARSHLNQPKETSVRSRDALQMMREEKRQEESSAHWKRGGHPSGTLMRLQQRVHKTVEDWLDCYRVAVGIKCPGSMRMPDAPLRTRPRKEAQSAALPSVKLPERVNANPVQPEESRDEFRELHGHLSPSAERAPDFPVVLPRTPKKPEKKERGFTQLGPLRIYGSIKPESVSLPNNPELQMSAVTHLPAVAPFPPSVPLTVCPDLLRAALLGEGQRRSCCCSTKLMPVVTDLEYDAFIMGQPPQSQQILVVCVTCPRQPGDTHATPGQDSLEYLYRRKNKHRTSPCTQCQMDSFRVVRYEIEMENPCYESKSILLRQRHRAAPGTVLMYIRGKLLFAGYICSDHSFSARVLEKQISRSRRDYRLGLILPSDYKFSDSVNTPAAADTALT